A DNA window from Mya arenaria isolate MELC-2E11 chromosome 17, ASM2691426v1 contains the following coding sequences:
- the LOC128223630 gene encoding melatonin receptor type 1B-A-like has translation MENITYANVSVQMNTASDGSLGRHAFLTSQPYVAVSCIIIQAVASLAGTFGNVLILFVIATKSELRNKMESTFIANLALSDMYVTLIAGPMSLLAKIEGEQFFENIPNLCKIVASLCTISCVTSLMTISIMSTNRYFFICENAFYSKIFTRKSCIAMCVSVYFVGTALVLLNTLGIGDHGFDQKSLECIWDRMATYPYTIVFSIVLVWIPSIISGINYLRIYLFVRAHRQKLIKNSIYSIGNMTQLKSVQLAKTLFIIYAVFVTCWAPYALLIVVDTKDTFPHESYIRIKPEQQHFRRWKQAGLEYDREKLDVQNRYNVELLMAK, from the exons ATGGAGAATATCACATACGCCAATGTTAGCGTTCAAATGAACACTGCATCGGATGGTTCATTAGGACGACATGCATTCCTCACTTCCCAACCATATGTTGCAGTTTCGTGTATAATCATACAAGCTGTTGCGTCGTTGGCCGGAACTTTCGGAAACGTTCTTATCCTGTTCGTTATTGCAACGAAATCGGAGTTACGTAACAAAATGGAGTCTACGTTCATCGCCAACTTGGCACTCAGTGATATGTACGTCACATTGATAGCTGGCCCAATGAGTTTACTAG CTAAAATAGAGGGAGAacaattctttgaaaatataccTAACCTGTGTAAGATCGTCGCCAGTCTTTGCACGATATCCTGCGTGACATCACTAATGACGATTTCAATTATGAGTACAAACAGGTACTTCTTCATATGCGAAAATGCTTTTTACAGCAAAATCTTTACCAGGAAAAGCTGTATCGCCATGTGCGTATCAGTTTACTTTGTTGGAACTGCACTGGTACTTCTTAACACACTAGGTATAGGCGACCATGGCTTTGACCAGAAAAGTCTGGAGTGCATTTGGGACAGAATGGCCACGTACCCATATACAATCGTGTTTTCGATAGTTCTAGTCTGGATACCCTCCATTATATCTGGAATAAACTATTTGAGAATCTACTTGTTCGTACGAGCTCACAGACAAAAGTTAATCAAGAACAGCATATACTCAATTGGAAACATGACACAGTTGAAAAGTGTTCAACTCGCGAAGACATTATTTATCATCTATGCTGTTTTTGTCACGTGTTGGGCACCGTATGCGTTGCTCATAGTGGTGGACACCAAAGACACCTTTCCGCATGAA TCCTACATCCGAATAAAACCTGAACAGCAACACTTTCGACGATGGAAACAAGCTGGATTGGAGTATGATAGAGAAAAGTTGGATGTGCAAAATAGATATAATGTTGAGTTGCTGATGGCTAAATGA